The Pseudomonas sp. IB20 region CAGCATCGGCACATCCGAGGTGTTCAGGCGAACGCGGTCGAATGTGGGAGCTGGCTTGCCTGCGATAGCGGTTGTGGCTTAGGCGCTGATCTTGAGCCCAATAAGCCCGCAAATTATCAACGCCACACTGGCCAACCGGAACAGCGCCATGGATTCGCCAAACAGGATAATCCCGGCGATCACCGTGCCCACTGCGCCCACGCCCGTCCAGATCGCATAGGCCGTGCCCAGCGGCAGTTCTTTCATGGCAAGGCCCAGTAGGCCGAGGCTGATGACCATGGCGGCAATCGTCAGGGCGGTGGGCAGCGGTTTGCTGAAGCCGTCGGTGTACTTCAAACCGACCGCCCAGCCCACTTCAAACAGCCCGGCAAAAAACAGGATGATCCAGGACATGATGACCTCTCTTCTAAAAGTGGGGTCGTCCCCTGGAAAGCGCTCGACAGCGTCGCGGGGTCGTCCCCGCGAAGTTCGGTAGAGTGCCGAAAATTGATCAGGCGATCAAGTTTGCGGCGTGTTTTCCAATACGCGGCGGTCTTCCTTTTCGCTCATGCGGCGGAAGTAAGTCGAGAGCAGCGCCCCGGAAATATTGTGCCAGACGCTGAACAGCGCACTCGGCACCGCCGCCAATGGCGAAAAGTGCGCACTGGCCAAGGCAGCGCCCAACCCGGAGTTCTGCATGCCCACTTCCAGCGCCAGCGACTTGCGCTGCGCCAACGGCAGCTTGAACAGCCGACCGGTGAAGTAGCCCAGCAGGTAGCCGAAGCTGTTGTGCAGCATTACCACGGCCATGATCAACAGGCCCGACTCGGCGATCTTCGCCTGGCTGGCGGCAACCACGGCGGCGACGATGATCACGATGCTCACCACCGACACCAAGGGCAGTACCTCCACCGCATGGCGGACACGCTCGCCAAGCACGCGTTGCGCGACTACGCCCAGCACGATCGGCAGCAACACCACTTGCAGGATCGACCAGAACAACTCCATGAACGATACCGGCAGCCAGGCCGAGGCCAGCAGCCAGATAAGTGCCGGCGTCAGCAGCGGGGCGAGGAGGGTGGTGACGGCGGCAATCGCCACCGACAGCGCCAGGTCGCCGCGGGCCAGCCAGGTCATTACGTTGGACGAAGTGCCACTTGGGCAGCAACCGACCAGGATCACGCCGACGGCAATTTCCGGTGGCAGGTTGAACACCCGGCACAGCAACCAGGCCACGCCCGGCATGATCACAAAGTGCGCGACCACGCCCAGGGCCACGCGCCACGGGTGGCGCGCGACCTCGGCGAAGTCTTCAAGTTTGAGGGTCAGCCCCATGCCAAACATCACCAGGCCCAGCAGCGGC contains the following coding sequences:
- the sugE gene encoding quaternary ammonium compound efflux SMR transporter SugE, whose translation is MSWIILFFAGLFEVGWAVGLKYTDGFSKPLPTALTIAAMVISLGLLGLAMKELPLGTAYAIWTGVGAVGTVIAGIILFGESMALFRLASVALIICGLIGLKISA
- a CDS encoding bile acid:sodium symporter family protein produces the protein MRALAALSRFVGNTFAYWVLIFAVLAFLEPGWLIGLKGAIVPLLGLVMFGMGLTLKLEDFAEVARHPWRVALGVVAHFVIMPGVAWLLCRVFNLPPEIAVGVILVGCCPSGTSSNVMTWLARGDLALSVAIAAVTTLLAPLLTPALIWLLASAWLPVSFMELFWSILQVVLLPIVLGVVAQRVLGERVRHAVEVLPLVSVVSIVIIVAAVVAASQAKIAESGLLIMAVVMLHNSFGYLLGYFTGRLFKLPLAQRKSLALEVGMQNSGLGAALASAHFSPLAAVPSALFSVWHNISGALLSTYFRRMSEKEDRRVLENTPQT